In one window of Macrotis lagotis isolate mMagLag1 chromosome 5, bilby.v1.9.chrom.fasta, whole genome shotgun sequence DNA:
- the USP21 gene encoding ubiquitin carboxyl-terminal hydrolase 21 isoform X1, with protein sequence MPQASEHRLGRAREQPGQPRAAKLPAGSRARSKERRSPAPPPHPLLRPLPPRPGPPEDRFKKLELGRGRSAAPRPRGPLRADHGLPLPGSPPPALALPLPARTNLARSKSVSSGDLRPVGALGGHRGCAELGAALSRLALRPEPPALRRSTSLRRLGGFAGPPTLITIQAEPPPSHGPFLTAARPLEALHADDKMAHHTLLLGSGHVGLRNLGNTCFLNAVLQCLSSTRPLRDFCLRRDFRQEVPGGGRAQQELTEAFADVLGALWHPDSCEAVNPTRFRTVFQKYVPSFSGYSQQDAQEFLKLLMERLHLEINRRGRRAPPILADTTAPSLPRRGGALLEEPELRRSVMPLPPTSDDERANLMWKRYLDREDSKIVDLFVGQLKSCLKCQACGYRSTTFEVFCDLSLPIPKKGFAGGKVSLRDCFSLFTKEEELESENAPVCDRCRQRTRSTKKLTVQRFPRILVLHLNRFSASRGSIKKSSVGVDFPLQRLSLGDFASDKAGSPVYQLYALCNHSGSVHYGHYTALCRGQTGWHVYNDSRVSPVSENQVASSEGYVLFYQLMAEPARCL encoded by the exons ATGCCCCAGGCCTCGGAGCACCGCCTGGGCCGGGCCCGAGAACAGCCCGGCCAGCCCCGGGCCGCCAAGCTCCCCGCCGGCTCCCGGGCCCGGAGCAAGGAGCGCCGCAGCCCCGCGCCGCCGCCCCACCCCCTGCTGCGGCCGCTGcccccccggcccgggccccccGAGGACAGGTTCAAGAAGCTGGAGCTGGGCCGGGGCCGGAGCGCGGCGCCGCGGCCCCGGGGCCCCCTGCGCGCCGACCACGGGCTGCCGCTGCCCGGCTCCCCGCCGCCCGCCCTGGCGCTGCCCCTGCCGGCCCGCACCAACCTGGCGCGCTCCAAGTCGGTGAGCAGCGGGGACCTGCGGCCCGTGGGCGCCCTGGGCGGGCACCGGGGCTGCGCCGAGCTGGGGGCCGCGCTGAGCCGCCTGGCGCTGCGGCCCGAGCCCCCCGCGCTGAGGCGCAGCACCTCCCTGCGCCGGCTGGGCGGCTTCGCGGGGCCCCCCACCCTCATCACCATCCAGGCGGAGCCCCCGCCCAGCCACGGCCCCTTCCTCACGGCCGCCCGGCCCCTGGAGGCCCTCCACGCCGACGACAAGATG GCTCACCACACGCTGCTCTTGGGCTCTGGCCATGTTGGCCTCCGGAACCTGGGTAACACG TGCTTCCTGAACGCCGTCCTACAGTGTCTGAGCAGCACGAGGCCACTTCGGGACTTTTGTCTTCGGAGAGACTTTCGGCAAGAGGTGCCCGGTGGGGGCCGGGCCCAGCAAGAACTTACTGAAG CCTTTGCAGATGTGCTGGGAGCTCTGTGGCACCCTGACTCCTGTGAAGCTGTGAACCCTACACGTTTCCGCACTGTCTTCCAGAAATATGTCCCTTCCTTCTCCGGATACAG CCAGCAGGATGCCCAGGAGTTCCTGAAGCTCCTCATGGAACGGCTACATCTAGAGATCAACCGGAGGGGCCGCCGTGCCCCACCCATCTTGGCTGATACCACAGCTCCCTCTCTACCCCGACGAGGGGGTGCCCTCCTTGAAGAGCCTGAGCTGAG ACGTTCCGTAATGCCCTTACCTCCTACAAG TGATGATGAGCGAGCCAATCTAATGTGGAAACGCTATTTGGATCGAGAGGACAGCAAAATAGTGG ACCTGTTCGTTGGCCAGTTGAAAAGTTGCCTCAAGTGCCAGGCCTGTGGGTATCGCTCCACTACCTTTGAGGTTTTTTGTGACCTGTCCCTGCCTATCCCTAAG AAAGGGTTTGCTGGGGGGAAGGTATCTCTTCGGGATTGTTTCAGCCTTTTCACCAAGGAGGAAGAATTGGAGTCAGAGAATGCCCCG GTTTGTGATAGATGTCGGCAGAGAACCCGAAGCACCAAAAAGCTAACTGTGCAGAGATTCCCCCGGATCCTTGTGCTTC ACCTGAATCGGTTTTCTGCTTCTCGAGGCTCTATTAAAAAAAGCTCTGTTGGTGTCGACTTCCCCCTGCAGCGACTGAGCCTAGGGGACTTTGCCAGCGATAAAGCTG GGAGCCCTGTGTACCAGCTGTACGCCCTCTGCAACCACTCGGGCAGCGTCCACTACGGCCACTACACGGCCCTGTGTCGGGGCCAGACTGGTTGGCATGTCTACAACGACTCTCG TGTCTCCCCTGTCAGTGAAAACCAGGTGGCCTCGAGCGAGGGCTACGTGCTGTTCTACCAGCTGATGGCGGAGCCGGCGCGGTGCCTGTGA
- the USP21 gene encoding ubiquitin carboxyl-terminal hydrolase 21 isoform X2 gives MPQASEHRLGRAREQPGQPRAAKLPAGSRARSKERRSPAPPPHPLLRPLPPRPGPPEDRFKKLELGRGRSAAPRPRGPLRADHGLPLPGSPPPALALPLPARTNLARSKSVSSGDLRPVGALGGHRGCAELGAALSRLALRPEPPALRRSTSLRRLGGFAGPPTLITIQAEPPPSHGPFLTAARPLEALHADDKMAHHTLLLGSGHVGLRNLGNTCFLNAVLQCLSSTRPLRDFCLRRDFRQEVPGGGRAQQELTEAFADVLGALWHPDSCEAVNPTRFRTVFQKYVPSFSGYSQQDAQEFLKLLMERLHLEINRRGRRAPPILADTTAPSLPRRGGALLEEPELSDDERANLMWKRYLDREDSKIVDLFVGQLKSCLKCQACGYRSTTFEVFCDLSLPIPKKGFAGGKVSLRDCFSLFTKEEELESENAPVCDRCRQRTRSTKKLTVQRFPRILVLHLNRFSASRGSIKKSSVGVDFPLQRLSLGDFASDKAGSPVYQLYALCNHSGSVHYGHYTALCRGQTGWHVYNDSRVSPVSENQVASSEGYVLFYQLMAEPARCL, from the exons ATGCCCCAGGCCTCGGAGCACCGCCTGGGCCGGGCCCGAGAACAGCCCGGCCAGCCCCGGGCCGCCAAGCTCCCCGCCGGCTCCCGGGCCCGGAGCAAGGAGCGCCGCAGCCCCGCGCCGCCGCCCCACCCCCTGCTGCGGCCGCTGcccccccggcccgggccccccGAGGACAGGTTCAAGAAGCTGGAGCTGGGCCGGGGCCGGAGCGCGGCGCCGCGGCCCCGGGGCCCCCTGCGCGCCGACCACGGGCTGCCGCTGCCCGGCTCCCCGCCGCCCGCCCTGGCGCTGCCCCTGCCGGCCCGCACCAACCTGGCGCGCTCCAAGTCGGTGAGCAGCGGGGACCTGCGGCCCGTGGGCGCCCTGGGCGGGCACCGGGGCTGCGCCGAGCTGGGGGCCGCGCTGAGCCGCCTGGCGCTGCGGCCCGAGCCCCCCGCGCTGAGGCGCAGCACCTCCCTGCGCCGGCTGGGCGGCTTCGCGGGGCCCCCCACCCTCATCACCATCCAGGCGGAGCCCCCGCCCAGCCACGGCCCCTTCCTCACGGCCGCCCGGCCCCTGGAGGCCCTCCACGCCGACGACAAGATG GCTCACCACACGCTGCTCTTGGGCTCTGGCCATGTTGGCCTCCGGAACCTGGGTAACACG TGCTTCCTGAACGCCGTCCTACAGTGTCTGAGCAGCACGAGGCCACTTCGGGACTTTTGTCTTCGGAGAGACTTTCGGCAAGAGGTGCCCGGTGGGGGCCGGGCCCAGCAAGAACTTACTGAAG CCTTTGCAGATGTGCTGGGAGCTCTGTGGCACCCTGACTCCTGTGAAGCTGTGAACCCTACACGTTTCCGCACTGTCTTCCAGAAATATGTCCCTTCCTTCTCCGGATACAG CCAGCAGGATGCCCAGGAGTTCCTGAAGCTCCTCATGGAACGGCTACATCTAGAGATCAACCGGAGGGGCCGCCGTGCCCCACCCATCTTGGCTGATACCACAGCTCCCTCTCTACCCCGACGAGGGGGTGCCCTCCTTGAAGAGCCTGAGCTGAG TGATGATGAGCGAGCCAATCTAATGTGGAAACGCTATTTGGATCGAGAGGACAGCAAAATAGTGG ACCTGTTCGTTGGCCAGTTGAAAAGTTGCCTCAAGTGCCAGGCCTGTGGGTATCGCTCCACTACCTTTGAGGTTTTTTGTGACCTGTCCCTGCCTATCCCTAAG AAAGGGTTTGCTGGGGGGAAGGTATCTCTTCGGGATTGTTTCAGCCTTTTCACCAAGGAGGAAGAATTGGAGTCAGAGAATGCCCCG GTTTGTGATAGATGTCGGCAGAGAACCCGAAGCACCAAAAAGCTAACTGTGCAGAGATTCCCCCGGATCCTTGTGCTTC ACCTGAATCGGTTTTCTGCTTCTCGAGGCTCTATTAAAAAAAGCTCTGTTGGTGTCGACTTCCCCCTGCAGCGACTGAGCCTAGGGGACTTTGCCAGCGATAAAGCTG GGAGCCCTGTGTACCAGCTGTACGCCCTCTGCAACCACTCGGGCAGCGTCCACTACGGCCACTACACGGCCCTGTGTCGGGGCCAGACTGGTTGGCATGTCTACAACGACTCTCG TGTCTCCCCTGTCAGTGAAAACCAGGTGGCCTCGAGCGAGGGCTACGTGCTGTTCTACCAGCTGATGGCGGAGCCGGCGCGGTGCCTGTGA